From Megalobrama amblycephala isolate DHTTF-2021 linkage group LG24, ASM1881202v1, whole genome shotgun sequence, the proteins below share one genomic window:
- the LOC125260605 gene encoding uncharacterized protein LOC125260605 isoform X1: MATRAAYFSPSEAQILMEAYEEVKDIIKKKGNTATVIKQREKAWQSIADRLNALNMNGPKRTWQQVKIKYKNILQNAVKKNTHRQGTGGGSPKADLTPAEDMALELNKGRPVLEGIPGGKETSIGSSQDATRFIQVSGSTVFLLEPPAQAPDDADPGESPSAAATAHDGDDDEEETISVDSRRHEDPDAIQWENQPGNISSQAIRKLYGNHLRRQIELADIDIQYKKKKIENLALESEIKKRTIRKLDLEIKKLEREVRYAFNVHCMLTVTQMY, encoded by the exons ATGGCAACTAGAGCCGCGTACTTTTCCCCGTCGGAAGCACAAATCCTCATGGAGGCATACGAGGAGGTAAAAGATATAATTAAGAAGAAAGGCAACACCGCCACAGTGATAAAGCAAAGAGAAAAAGCGTGGCAAAGTATTGCAGACCGCCTGAATGC ATTAAACATGAACGGGCCAAAACGGACATGGCAGCAGGTCAAAATCAAATACAAGAACATTCTGCAGAATG CAGTGAAAAAGAATACCCACAGACAAGGCACGGGTGGTGGGTCACCAAAGGCTGACCTTACCCCAGCAGAGGACATGGCCTTGGAGCTAAATAAAGGCAGGCCCGTCTTAGAGGGGATCCCTGGGGGGAAAGAGACGAGCATAGGTTCCTCCCAAGATGCCACCCGCTTCATTCAAG TGTCTGGCAGCACTGTGTTCCTGTTAGAGCCACCAGCACAAGCACCAGACGATGCTGATCCA GGTGAAAGCCCCAGTGCAGCAGCAACAGCACATGATGGAGACGATGATGAGGAGGAGACCATCTCTGTGGATTCCAGAAGGCATGAG GACCCAGATGCTATACAGTGGGAAAACCAGCCTGGCAACATA AGCTCACAAGCTATCAGAAAGTTGTATGGCAACCACCTCCGGCGCCAAATAGAACTGGCAGACATAGACATTCAGTACAAGAAGAAAAAGATAGAAAATCTTGCACTGGAGTCCGAAATAAAAAAGAGGACAATTAGGAAACTGGACcttgaaataaaaaaacttgAGAGGGAGGTGAGATATGCCTTCAATGTACACTGTATGCTAACTGTAACACAAATgtattaa
- the LOC125260604 gene encoding putative nuclease HARBI1, translating to MKAQNCVFLSALTMACPFLRDVVDEEALVLRRAFRRERVFRDRLDPLAFPDDHLYERYRFSADGIRYLCRLLGPRIKHRTARSHALSVEQMVCVALRFFASGAFLYSVGDAEQLNKATICRTIRSVCLAIKALADVFISFPGHRRLCDMKEEFYRIAGFPNVIGAVDCTHIRIKAPSGAHEADFVNRKSFHSINVQMVCNADCVISNVVAKWPGSVHDSRIFRASEIYQCLSQGEFSGVLLGDRGYGCQPFLLTPFTDPQEAQQAYNHAHARTRARVEMTFGLLKARFHCLHKLRVNPVRACDITVACAVLHNVACLRKERAPRVPPAMDWDNPAIFPDDDSGRLLRDQYVLNYFS from the exons ATGAAGGCCCAAAATTGTGTGTTCCTTTCTGCTCTGACAATGGCATGCCCATTCTTGCGAGATGTGGTGGATGAAGAAGCACTTGTGCTGAGGAGAGCCTTCAGGCGAGAAAGGGTCTTCAGGGACCGGTTGGACCCACTGGCCTTCCCTGATGACCATCTATATGAAAGATACAGGTTTTCTGCAGATGGCATCAGGTATCTATGCAGACTACTGGGTCCCAGGATTAAGCACCGCACTGCACGGAGCCATGCACTGAGTGTGGAGCAAATGGTTTGTGTGGCCTTGCGCTTTTTTGCTAGTGGAGCCTTCCTGTACTCAGTGGGGGATGCAGAACAGCTGAACAAGGCCACAATTTGCCGCACAATAAGGAGTGTGTGTCTGGCTATCAAAGCATTAGCAGATGTCTTCATCTCCTTCCCTGGCCACAGAAGACTCTGTGACATGAAAGAGGAGTTCTATAGGATTGCAG GTTTCCCCAATGTCATTGGTGCAGTGGACTGCACACACATAAGGATAAAAGCCCCCTCAGGTGCCCATGAGGCCGATTTTGTGAATAGGAAATCCTTTCACAGCATTAATGTTCAG ATGGTCTGCAATGCTGACTGTGTGATCAGCAATGTTGTGGCAAAATGGCCTGGCTCAGTCCATGACTCCAGAATCTTTCGGGCCTCTGAAATCTATCAGTGCCTATCACAAG GTGAATTCTCTGGTGTGTTGCTGGGAGACAGGGGGTATGGCTGCCAGCCTTTTCTCCTGACACCTTTCACAGACCCCCAGGAAGCACAGCAGGCCTACAACCATGCCCATGCCAGGACCAGGGCCAGAGTTGAAATGACCTTTGGCCTCCTGAAGGCACGCTTTCACTGCCTTCACAAATTAAGGGTCAACCCTGTTAGGGCATGTGATATTACTGTGGCTTGTGCTGTCCTCCACAATGTGGCCTGCCTGAGGAAGGAGAGGGCCCCCAGAGTGCCACCAGCCATGGACTGGGACAATCCGGCAATCTTCCCTGATGACGACAGTGGTCGGCTGCTGAGGGACCAATATGTGTTGAATTATTTTAGTTAG
- the LOC125260605 gene encoding uncharacterized protein LOC125260605 isoform X2, which produces MATRAAYFSPSEAQILMEAYEEVKDIIKKKGNTATVIKQREKAWQSIADRLNALNMNGPKRTWQQVKIKYKNILQNAVKKNTHRQGTGGGSPKADLTPAEDMALELNKGRPVLEGIPGGKETSIGSSQDATRFIQVSGSTVFLLEPPAQAPDDADPGESPSAAATAHDGDDDEEETISVDSRRHEDPDAIQWENQPGNISSQAIRKLYGNHLRRQIELADIDIQYKKKKIENLALESEIKKRTIRKLDLEIKKLERELQEDDTAQNKN; this is translated from the exons ATGGCAACTAGAGCCGCGTACTTTTCCCCGTCGGAAGCACAAATCCTCATGGAGGCATACGAGGAGGTAAAAGATATAATTAAGAAGAAAGGCAACACCGCCACAGTGATAAAGCAAAGAGAAAAAGCGTGGCAAAGTATTGCAGACCGCCTGAATGC ATTAAACATGAACGGGCCAAAACGGACATGGCAGCAGGTCAAAATCAAATACAAGAACATTCTGCAGAATG CAGTGAAAAAGAATACCCACAGACAAGGCACGGGTGGTGGGTCACCAAAGGCTGACCTTACCCCAGCAGAGGACATGGCCTTGGAGCTAAATAAAGGCAGGCCCGTCTTAGAGGGGATCCCTGGGGGGAAAGAGACGAGCATAGGTTCCTCCCAAGATGCCACCCGCTTCATTCAAG TGTCTGGCAGCACTGTGTTCCTGTTAGAGCCACCAGCACAAGCACCAGACGATGCTGATCCA GGTGAAAGCCCCAGTGCAGCAGCAACAGCACATGATGGAGACGATGATGAGGAGGAGACCATCTCTGTGGATTCCAGAAGGCATGAG GACCCAGATGCTATACAGTGGGAAAACCAGCCTGGCAACATA AGCTCACAAGCTATCAGAAAGTTGTATGGCAACCACCTCCGGCGCCAAATAGAACTGGCAGACATAGACATTCAGTACAAGAAGAAAAAGATAGAAAATCTTGCACTGGAGTCCGAAATAAAAAAGAGGACAATTAGGAAACTGGACcttgaaataaaaaaacttgAGAGGGAG CTCCAAGAAGATGACACagctcaaaataaaaattag